Proteins from a genomic interval of Deinococcus aestuarii:
- a CDS encoding MFS transporter — protein sequence MTTMLPGQTPQPPLPPSPEEAILEGARRKRGASVGTLSLFNAVENQEGSMLAVLGPLVRNGFGIGLAEIGVITALGRAARMIFGPLWSMIADRWGRKGVLIITAFWGVFTLAAGFAQNYQQFVLLYGIGLIGTVAAEPISNGILSDLYKDNERGKAFGTLRSVGALLGLVVTPILGQLGNIPNNEGWRYGMYIMGGIGLLTGVLVWLFVKDPRDSLKKAGLRQGKEDQFRFGDVPKILGIPTMALLAVQLLFITSLVLFAFIIFYFTDVRNYSPTEATYLYTVFFAGFGISSFVGGLIGDAFVRRMGDRGRIALMQIYLALFALMSFLATQIDWPSRVVDYGVWFVFGLIGSIGFSGCVLPMVSSVVPPQYRSTSFALLFSFIQGGISTILSLYIGRLAQEYGLRPVLLWLVTVPYAVNAVFWFLFYRTYPRDKARMDALVRATATD from the coding sequence ATGACGACCATGTTGCCCGGCCAGACGCCCCAGCCTCCCCTCCCGCCCAGCCCGGAGGAGGCCATCCTGGAGGGCGCGCGCCGCAAGCGCGGCGCTTCGGTAGGTACACTGTCTCTCTTCAACGCCGTCGAAAACCAGGAGGGCAGTATGCTCGCCGTGTTGGGGCCGCTGGTCCGCAACGGCTTCGGCATCGGCCTGGCCGAGATCGGCGTGATCACCGCCCTGGGCCGCGCCGCCCGCATGATCTTCGGGCCGCTGTGGAGCATGATCGCCGACCGCTGGGGCCGCAAGGGCGTGCTGATCATCACGGCCTTCTGGGGCGTCTTCACGCTGGCGGCGGGCTTCGCGCAGAACTACCAGCAGTTCGTGCTGCTGTACGGCATCGGTCTGATCGGCACGGTGGCCGCCGAACCCATCAGCAACGGCATCCTGTCCGACCTGTACAAGGACAACGAGCGCGGCAAGGCGTTCGGCACCCTGCGTTCCGTGGGCGCGCTGCTGGGCTTGGTGGTCACGCCCATCCTCGGGCAACTGGGAAACATCCCCAACAACGAGGGCTGGCGCTACGGCATGTACATCATGGGCGGCATCGGCCTCCTGACCGGCGTGCTGGTGTGGCTTTTCGTGAAAGACCCCCGCGACTCCCTCAAGAAGGCGGGCCTGCGCCAGGGCAAGGAAGACCAGTTCCGCTTCGGCGACGTGCCCAAGATCCTGGGCATCCCCACCATGGCGCTTCTCGCCGTGCAACTGCTGTTCATCACCAGCCTGGTGCTGTTCGCCTTCATCATCTTCTACTTCACGGACGTGCGGAACTACAGCCCGACCGAGGCGACCTACCTGTACACCGTGTTCTTCGCGGGCTTCGGCATCAGCTCCTTCGTCGGCGGACTCATCGGCGACGCCTTCGTGAGGCGGATGGGCGACCGGGGCCGCATCGCCCTGATGCAGATTTACCTCGCCCTGTTCGCGCTGATGAGCTTCCTCGCCACGCAGATCGACTGGCCCAGCCGGGTGGTGGACTACGGGGTGTGGTTCGTGTTCGGACTGATCGGCTCCATCGGCTTTTCCGGCTGCGTCCTGCCGATGGTCTCCTCGGTCGTTCCCCCGCAGTACCGCTCGACCTCGTTCGCGCTGCTGTTCTCCTTCATCCAGGGCGGCATCTCAACCATCCTCTCGCTGTACATCGGCAGACTCGCCCAGGAATACGGCCTGCGCCCGGTGCTGCTGTGGTTGGTCACCGTGCCCTACGCCGTCAACGCCGTGTTCTGGTTCCTGTTCTACCGCACGTACCCCCGCGACAAGGCCCGCATGGACGCCCTGGTCAGGGCCACCGCCACCGACTGA